The region TTTGCAAAGTGGTTCTCTTTATAAACTAGCAACATTGCTTTACGATGTATCTGGGTGACAGGCCAAATTCTTAAGTGATTTAAGTATATGTATTTAGTATTTTCCAGCACTCTCACTTTTAGAACTAACTTATAGGATAGAGCAGCTGACTATGCTGTGCCTTGTCACATTGCCTTAGCAGAATCACTGGCAGAAACATCATAAATTTCTCCAGTTCCCCAAAACTTCACTTACTTCTAGCTACCTCATCTTCCATACATTGATACATTTAATCACAATAAGACAATTTTCAGGAGGACactggaggaagaaagaggatgattaaaaaagaaaagatgaagattCAATGGGAATTTTATGATGCTTTGTCATTTTTGctgcagagaaaatatttgtagtgCACAAGTACCTGCACGCATAAAGATCCATCCCTAATCAAAATAGTGACAGGGCTGCAAACTGAATGCCATCTGACCTCTTTGGGAAGCCTTCACTTTCACCCTGCAGCCAATTCCTCTCACCCACCGCCTGCAGCTAGTAGTGTAGATTTTTATTAAGGATACTGGTGAGATCAGGAAAGGATTATGTATTGCACACCACACAGGGAAAAACTTCATCTAGAAAACCATTCACAGCAAAATAAAGTGATCCCTATTGCTTAAGGAAAAACGCTGTCTTCAGTAACCTCAGTTTCTCACCTGCTTTTTCCATCTTGGAGATTTCTCCTCTTCTGTGCCCTATTCCCCTCCTCCCTTTCACCTCTTCCTTCTTCTAAAAGGGAGCATAAAAGCAGGTGAGAGCTTAGTTACCTTCCCATGGGGCATATGAATCGTACATTAAAACAGGGATAAAAAACTTAAGAGAAGAAGCTCTGCCGGTGGAATTTTAGGCAGAATGAATAATGGAAAGAGTCGAGCATTGGAGCCAAAGAGAGCTGGAATTGATTCCCAGTTCTGTCATTTAGAAACTGActgtcttgggcaagttacttgtcTTTTCTGAGtcacagtttcttcatttgtaaaaggaaaataataatacctgcctcataatcatttgagaattaaatgaaattatgtaaataaaaattagtaCAATATCTGATGCATagttggcactcagtaaatattagttctcTTACTTTATGATTAGGGAAAGATGCAGGAGGTGTTGGAGCAAGTCATGGGGCTTTCTCAGAATTCTCACCTCCAGGGAgcagtgtggggagggggggagactGCAAGCAAGTCTAGGGGAATAAGCTCATTTGATCGCATTGATTTTTCCAATCTGTCTCCTTAAGTACTTTTGCTGTCTGCAACTTCCTGGTATCAAGGAAAATGGGAAACTGAACCAGGAGATCCTTGGTGAACAAGAAATCAGAACCAAAAAAGCAGAGTGGTTTGGAGGATTATTTCAGTCATGTGCTGTTTAAAACCTGATGaaataattttactgaattctttgTGTTCTCTAGAgccattttctctttggatggTGATGACCAAGTGATAAATTTTGTTCCTTCAAGCTTCATCTTCTGTGTTGGTCATTCTGTTTGGGGCCAACACATTCTTTTGTCACATGTGTTAATATCACTGTCCTAGGATCTGTCAAAATGAAGAATAACTTCCTTTTCTGTGCCAGACCTGATTTTATAGCCTTAATTGCAAAGATGTAGACCTTTCTTGGCACCAAAATACAGGAACTGGGTGCATATCTCACAGCTCTTTTTGTCCCTTATCGACCGCAATGCCCAAACAGTGTTTTGATATTACCAGCACGGCTGTCCTTGCTGTGCCTGAAGCCGTGTCTGCTGTGGTCTGCAGGGTCCAGCCTCAGATCAGGTGCTTCTCCCTCTGTGAATAGGAGCCTCTAATCCAGAGTGAGGTCATGCTTCAGGAAATGAAGAAGGTCCTAAGACTTTTGAAAATTACCTTTCTTGAGCTAGATTGTAGACCTGGGATAAAACTGACTCATGCCTTTACCCAAGGTAAAAACTCCTTTGGCTTCTGACCATAATGAGATCTTATCAGCCCTTTCTTCTGGTTTAATAAAATTGTTGGCCATGTTTTTTACAAAAGGTATTTTgaagatacatagatagataatatctatatagagatatatctatataaaacaaGAACGTGAACACAATAGCTATAAAAAGAGCATCAAGTGAAGTCTGAGCATCTTCATCCCAGGAAAGATGTACAGATATACTGCCAGGAAGAGTATAGCCCTGGGTTGCATCTTGGCTTGACAGTTACGGCCACAATTTCATAATACTCCCGTCCCATGATGAAGAAGAGTGGATACCTGGTAGGTTACAAGAAGTTTACCTCTCTCTGATGGTTTCCCTGATAATCCTCCTATTCACTATTGAATTACTTCTTCTGCCGGTTCTTAACCCTAGGCCCATGGACACTCAAAAATTCTAGCATATTACTTATAGCTCAAGTAAAAGATAAATCACaactaaaaatatttgataaattatttcaataaaattagtTTCACTTGTACtagtaagaattttattttttgcttttaaaattattattctggGAAGAGGTCCCTAGGCTTCAAAGAACTGACAAAGGAATCCATGGCACTAAAAAGAATCCCTAAGGTAGTGGAAGGAGGTCTTTTTACATGATCTGCAGTTTCATTAATCATTTTCAGAGGCCTTGGTTCTCTCCTCCATGATCTCACCACCATGCCTCTTGGTTTGTGCCATATATGTCTGTGATGTGCTATTAATGTCCATCTTCCTTTGGGCAGAACACTACTTTCAACACAGTAACAGTGCAATtcataatggaattttttttcgTACTTAtttcaacatttactgaacaaATCCTAAGTGCTAGTTACTATGCTAGCCAAAGAGGATACTAGGTCAAAAAAAAACACGTTTCTTTATCAACTTAAAATctaagtgtgtgtctgtgtgtgtgtgtatgtaataaCTTCTTGATTTATGTTTCCCCTGCAGATCTTGGAGGCATCTGAGGTTTCATGGGGACTTTCCAGCATTCCAGACTGCTGCCTTGCAATGAAGCTCTGAGTCACTGTCTTTGGGTCTAAGGTACTGGCTACAATGTGGAACCCCAGAACAGCCAACCTGACTAACCTTCTCTCTAAGCAGAAGCCTAAAATATGTCTGGCCTGAAATCAGAGCAAGCACTAGAGAAAGACTTCTTTGTtaatggaaagaggaaaggagaaaacggTTTCCAACACGTTGCAACAGTCTTTCCACCATTCTAAAGAGCCTACCTTCCTTATAAACCAAGCTGTTCTATCTAGTGCATCCCTTTCTAGCTTTTTGCCAGAAATTGAGCTTGTCAATCCTGGTGAAAAAATAAAGACGGACCCTCAGAAAAATAGACCTGGAACTGTAATACTCCTAAAACGGTCCAGTAGGAGGATTATGTCGGAAAGTCAGCCCAGGCCCCCTGTGATCCCATCCCGCAGGCCCGGGTTCCAGGTGTGCCATATCTGTGGCCGAGAATTTGGGTCCCAATCGCTTGGCATTCACGAGCCCCAGTGCTTGGAGAAGTGGCGTACTGAAAACAGCAAGTTGCCCAAGCACCTGAGGAGGCCAGAACCTTCCAAACCACTGCCTCTCAGTGGAAGTGGATCCTACAATCTTCAGGCAGCATTCCAGGGTTCCCAGGCTCAGCTTCTGCCCTGTGAATCCTGTGGTCGCAAGTTCTTGCCAGATCGGCTTCTTGTTCATCAGAGAAGCTGCAAGCCGAAGGGTGAGGGGCCCAGGGCACCAAACCCCAACAGTTCTGATAATCTTGCTGCTCTCAAGAAAGCTTCTGGTGGCATCCCAACCCGACCAAGGGCTCTCATCTGCTACGTCTGTGGTAGGGAATTTGGCACTCTGTCCCTTCCTATACATCAGCCCAAATGCCTGGAAAAgtggaaaatagaaaatgacCGGCTCCCTAGCGAGTTCTGCCAGCCACTACCGCGGAAGCCTCAGCCCCTTCCAACTGGACAGTCCAACCAAGAGGGACCGAGTCAAGCTCAGCTCGTACCCTGCCCAAATTGTAGCCGGACCTTTGCCCCTGACAGCTTTCTGGTGCACCAGAGAAGTTGTACAGCTCAACCTAGCAGGCCAAAAGTTCAAGATTTGACATGGAGTAAAGGTGGCCTCAAAGAGTCCACTAATTCCAAGCAGCAAAGGAGCATGGCAGTACCCACTGTGACTGATAAGGTAATTCGTGCCACATGATATGCTCTGGGTGGGTCTGGGGGTACATTCTGTCTCCAGGGGAATGAGAGAAAAATGTCCCCAGAATCAGCTCCCTCAACTCTTAGGATGGTTTCTTTCAATGCCTTATTTCTGCCTCAGTGCAGCCTAAATTGACCCCCTGTCAGACTCCAGGGTTATATCTCTGTTGGCAAAGTAGATTTAAAAACACCCTTGCCTGGTGGATTCATAGTCTCCTTCCATTCTGCTGCCTAAAAGAGAGATGGACTTCTTTCTTCCTTGATCCCTCATACCAATAATCCTTGGGAGAGACTGGTATTTGAAAATGAGTCAGTAATGCTGTGTCTACATTACAGAGAAATAATTCCCATTCCAACAGCCAATATTTATTACTGGTTTATTTTAGTCATCTACCTTAGGAATTCATTTTTGGCCATGCTGGTTATACTGAGTTTATCGtactaaaataaaatctgtgtCAAAAACCCCAAATGACTTTAGCATAATTAAACACTGGAGCACTTGCAGAAATAAACATGCTTTAAAATGCagcatgttttcttttaacacttATATGGTTGTAGTATCTGGGGGATTAACCCCAGTGCAGACCCAAAGCCAACTAGGTGTGTTCATGGATCTAGGAAGTGCTCAGTTTCTGCTGCTGCTCTGTACCCTGTGTTTGGGTCAGACACCAGGCCATGACTTGGGCAGTTGTAAGTAAGCATGACCCCAGGGATCCCCAACCTGTATGGTGAAATGTTGTTGGGCCTTCACCTGAAATTTCGTCATCAACCAGGACTGGGGAAGGATGCAAGATAGAGTGTGGTCCATGTGTTTTGTCCTTCCATGAAGCCAGGGAAGTGGTTGTGCTGCCATGTGTCACACCTTACAGAACGTCAAGTCGTGAGAAATAGGAGGTGGTCAAAGGCTTTTCTCCGTGACTTGCTACTTGAAATGTCCCACCTGCAGGAGTTTTTTAAACGAACTGTTCTCAGGAAACTAAGGTTACCCAAGCTATTGCAAAAATTAAACCAGAGGGATTGGGGGATGGGTAGCCATACTCCATTTTTTACCCAGTTTTTCTTCATTACTTCTTTTATTGCATTACTTTGGCAAATGTTGGGTACTTTTTCCTAACTTCTATGTCTAAAATGAAATCTTTAAGTGAGATCTTTCACTTACTGGTTTAGAAGGTTCCAAGACAGTGATCTTAAAGCTGAAGAGTCAGACTAATGGGCATATTTTCCGATGAAATTGAAAAAGAACAGCTAGTTTCTTTGCCGAACGAAAACCCAAACTCTTAAGTGTGGCATGGGCTTCAGGCTGGTCTCATAAACATGAActgtttttctcatcttctgGCTGTTGCTTTTCTTCCAAAACGTGTGGGGTCTGGATCCAGTGAGCGAAAGAATCCATGTCTTAGAGCCACAAATCTGAAACTCCGTTAGTGTTCTGACTTTCAGCCCTGTTTCCTGATTGTATGCATTTGCTTTAAGTGTTCTCATTACAGATCTCAAGATAGGAAAGAGTGTGGTCAGAATTCTCGTGCTTGTTGCTGTAACACATACTTTGTGCTCCCAAGAGTGGAGCCAGCAGGCTGAGCATAGCGTGTTCTCACTCAGTCACGACTGCTGAGAGAGGCTGGCCTGGGCCCCTGGCTTCACAAGAGGACACTCCTGACTCACTCAGTCATCTGGAGGGGAGAATGTCAGGAGGAGAGGCCAGTGAGGGCTGTCGGTGACTTGCGCTTTGAGATCAGAGTAGAGGGAGTCCTTTGGAACAGGGACATCTAGAGGACACGGCTCTGTCAGAGTGTGACCAACTCTGCTCCCGACCTGAAAAGGTGCGTGTCAGTGAGAAACTGGCACCCACTGCCGTCAGATATGTGCTGGCCCTTTTGGGGACCACACAGGCTTTAGTGGAGGGCATAGAAATGTCATCCAACATAGGGTCCCTTTAGCTGCCAGATTTGGAGCAAGCTTGGgttctttaaaatggagaaaactcTTAGTCTTCTGAGAGGCATAAGATCTCTTGAACCAACAGACTTTATCCCTTCCCTTGAAAAGACATTTGCCACTGCATTGTGCTTTGAGCAGAAAGCCTTTCCTGGGTAGTGTATTTTTGCTCCTTTGGTTGCATTTTGACCCCGTCTATTGCTGTTTTTCTATCTTTGTATCATTTAAGATTTAGATAGTGCAGTGAATCATTCATTTCCATAAAGATCACTGCCTTGTGCATTATTAGATTTCAGAATTTCATCTGCCTGTGGCGGCCAGCTTTTGGCTGACTGTGAGACACATGCActgttttttttcaattcagaTGTTTGCTTCCTCTCTTCTCATGTCAATCAGAACAATTTCCCTTTAGAATCCTTGTTCTGACTTCAGATTAGAATCAGCGATCTTGCCCAATGTTCTCAGGGGGCTCAATCTTGTAGTGAACTCaggtgagaaaatattttcagaatcatGATCACAGAACTTGGAAACAACTCATTGCAGTTGGGCAACAGTGACTGTTTCGCTGGCAGAGTGGATTACCCTCCGCTCGGAATGTTCCTCCTACATAGATTGGCTCAGTTCTCTGATGACACAGATGCTCCTGTTACCCGTCAAtcaaatctaaacaaacaaacgcCTCTAAGACGGTCCTCCTCCAAGTCGTCGATGGGCATTCTGTGCCagctctgctttgccctctcaCCACTGAATGGGCTTGAATTGTTCCGTTGCTTCTCATCCAAAACGTAGGGCTGAATTCACTCTCTCTGATCTCACAGTGAAGTTGTGAAGGATCCCAAGCAGCACTGTAAGAGGAATAAAACCGTTGATgtggatttttatttaaaaggacctagagtctgtcatacagagtgaagtaagtcagaaagagaaaaacaaataccgtatgctaacacatatatatggaatctaaaataaataaataaataaataaatggttctgaagaacctaggggcaggacaggaataaagacgcagatgtagagaatggacttgaggacacggggagggggaaggggaagctgggacgaagtgagagagtggcatggacatatatacactcccaaatgtaaaacagatagctagtgggaagcagccgcatagcacagggagatcagctcagtgctttgtgaccacctagaggggtgggatagggaaggtgggagggagacccaagagggaggagatatggggatatatgtgtacatataactgattcactgttatacagcagaaactaacacaccattgtaaagcaattatactcaaataaagatgtttaaaaataaaaaaattaaaaaataaataaaaggtgtgACTGCCTGGGGTGTTGCTCTCCCATTATATGGTGTCAGAGCAACATCAAACTCCCCTTTTTGCCTCTAAAAGAAGGAAAGCCTGAACAAGCAATATCCAATTTAGCAAGGTTTTAAAAGTAGTGTTAATTCCAGATGAAATTTGATGCATAATATGGAAAACTATagattatcattttaaattttaatattgcatttatttaatgCAACCCTTTGATGTCTGTTTTAGCAAGCAATGGTCTAAGTAATGCTAAAAGTATACAAGGATAGAGGTCACTATTGCCTCTTATTTTAATATGagtgaatacattttaatatttgcatttaatatttgggaaaaatttcccttttctatAAGCTGAtagtatttcattctttgactTAAGGCCTTTCTGTCTAATTGGAACACAGATTGACAGAGTTAATTAAATATAACTACAACCTAAAATGAAGCATTTGTTTAATTACCTTTTATTAGTTCCATAATGCTTAGGGTTAGTTtcttagtatttttctggtaacaTGTGAAACACTGTTTCTAAAAACCCTATACTATATTACAAAAtaggcattatttttctttagggaatgtcttttttttttttttttaataaaagattgTCTCTCTGAATGTAGTTTTAAGCTACTTTTGGCATCCTTGATGCTCAGGTTTGAACTAAAATCCCATCAGACACATCTCTAGCATCAGGTGCTGCCATCTggtgttttcttttaatgtaatgTCTTCTACACTCAAAAATATTATTGCCTTTCTCTTTGTGTTACCTTCATATTTGAGAACGTGCCCTTATAATACAAACTCAAATTATTTAGGACTACAGTTTTATATTTGGTTTAATATCATCAGTGCTGTTCTGTAGCTAAATATCTCATTCTCTAAAGGCAAACCCCTCAGTGGGAAGGTCACAATCAGAAAGACTCAGAAGGGTAGGATGGATGTTCTCACAGTCAgatgttgtatgtgtgtgtgtgtgtgtgtgtgtgtgtttgcgcgtgtgtgtgtgtgtgtgtgtgtgtcaggtaAAAAGTATTTGGATTTTATTAGGAGGAATGGAATAAAGGgaagtaaattttattaaatatctttatGATCAGTACTTCATATACATGTTCTCATTTTAATCGTCGTAATATTACTATATGTTAGATATTACTTCCCTACTttccaggtggggaaactgagattaAGCAAgtagcccaaagtcacacagtgggCTCGTTAATGGTGTCAGAGCCAGATCTGTCTAATTCCAAAGAACAATACCTTTTTATGTCACTAAAGAGAGAGGCATATGTGTGGTACAACAAGGGTATGGCTATGCTACCAGGCTTATAAGTGTTAATTAAGCAGGACAAAGAGGACAGAAGtttgttcattcaataaatatttattgttaggCATTGGACTAAGTACTAAATATAGAGTCATAAAAAAGGTAGACACAGTCCTTGATCTCCTGGAGTTTTTAGTCTTATGGAGGAAATgataggaaataaataaaaataaatataaacattcaaATTGTAATGTGACAGTGTCTAATGGTGGgaggtggacatttaggttcttgGTTAGAGACAACCTTGTGACATTTCAGCTGAGACATGAAAGGTACGAAAGCATTAGCCAATCGTCAGGATGTGAGGGGATGGGAACGACAGGAGGAGGAGATATGCTGGCTAAAGGTAGCGCGTATGAAGGCCTTGAGGTAAGAGAGATCTTAAAATGGAACTAAAAAGTCCACATGTGGCCAGAGTGTGATGAAGGGAGGGGACAGGCACACAAGATAAACCTGTGGAAACAGCACGGTTTCCGCCAGCTGCCCAGTGGACATAGGGACCTCAGTTATTTGGCTACTGCAGGAATCCAGGTGAAAGCAGATGAGAGCTTGGCCTAGGGTGTTGGTAGCAGAGATGGAGATGAGGAATAATGAGCAGAACCTGGTAATAGGTGGGATGTGGAGGAGTAAGGAAGGGGGTCAAGGATGACTAAGATTTCTAGCTTGAGCAACTGCACTGCTTGTGTCACTTTCTAAAATGGGAAAAACTTGAGAAATGGGTAGGCTCTTGGGGATAAAGACCAATTGTTTCCTTCTGGACATAGCAAATTCAAAATGCTTGTGAGATATCTAAGTAGGTCAGTCAGGCTGAAAATATAAGTCTGGATCTCCAAAGTGGAATTGGGCTGGGGTATACATTTGTgcattgttaaaatatatttaaagtcatcAGAATGAGTATAGGGCTAGAAAAATCAACCCAGGGCTGAGCCCTGAAGCATTGCAGTATTTAGGGGTTAGAGGAGAAGGAGCTGGAAAATAAGGGACTGGAAACACTGGAGGAACAACTTGAGAGCACGGTGCCCTGAAAGTTGTGACGGGAGAAAATGTGAAGAATAAgggtgtggaaaacagtacgCAACGCACAGAGGTAGGATGAAGGATGGAGTAGGATGAAGGCCAAAAAATCTATTTGATTTGGCAATGTGGATTTAGTTTTGACACACTTGGAGAGAAGACATTCAGAGTCGTGACGGGGGCTGCAGACTGTATGGATGGTAAAGATAGGATGTGTTTTGAGAAGTTTGGCCTAGAGACTAGAAGAGAAATAATGGGTAGGCTAGAAATAGAGATCTTAGCTTAGGAGAGGTTCCCTTAGAAGATGGGAGCTTGTAGACTACATTTGAATATTCTGGATATTGATCCAGTAGAGAGCAGGAGAGGTGATAAGAGCAAATGTAAAACCTGGAGGAGAAATGGGCACCAAGGTGGGATCCCAGCCTGTGCAAAGGGAGAGGATTAACAAGAGGGGACAGTTCTCCATTTCAGGAGGAGGTTGAATGCAGG is a window of Globicephala melas chromosome 3, mGloMel1.2, whole genome shotgun sequence DNA encoding:
- the LOC115860209 gene encoding zinc finger protein 474-like translates to MERGKEKTVSNTLQQSFHHSKEPTFLINQAVLSSASLSSFLPEIELVNPGEKIKTDPQKNRPGTVILLKRSSRRIMSESQPRPPVIPSRRPGFQVCHICGREFGSQSLGIHEPQCLEKWRTENSKLPKHLRRPEPSKPLPLSGSGSYNLQAAFQGSQAQLLPCESCGRKFLPDRLLVHQRSCKPKGEGPRAPNPNSSDNLAALKKASGGIPTRPRALICYVCGREFGTLSLPIHQPKCLEKWKIENDRLPSEFCQPLPRKPQPLPTGQSNQEGPSQAQLVPCPNCSRTFAPDSFLVHQRSCTAQPSRPKVQDLTWSKGGLKESTNSKQQRSMAVPTVTDKPTMIRHPPTVVCYICGREYGTKSIVIHEPQCLKKWHNENNLLPKELRRPEPKKPEVGTITAKGFYDLDALNEAAWKSAQSQLVPCNICGRTFLPDRLIVHQRSCKPKVAK